The genome window TGGGTCGATACGTACTGGGGCATAGCGTTTCGGGGCTTAATCACGGCGGCGGGCGTGTTCGTGATGCGCCAATTCATGCAGGGCGTTCTCAACGAACTGCTGGACGCGGCGCGCATGGACGGGGTGAGCGAGTTCGTCGTTCTGGCGATCGCTATACTGCTTCGCCTTGCCGGGTATTGGGCGCTGTGCATCTTCAACTTCCTCAACTGGAACGCGTTCATCTGGCCCTGATCATCACGTCGGCGTTGGACATGATGACTCCACCGGTCGTGGGATCCACCCTTCTCGACAGAAGCGTGGGCGGATTGGCATCTGATCATGACTGGGGCGACGCTTCTCGGTAGTGCCGCTGCTGCTGATCGTCATCTTCTTCCAACGCTACATTATCGACGGCATCGCGCCGGACCGGTATCGGGCGGCCGATCGTGGCAGAACACGCTGGAAACTCCCCTGCACCTGCTGCATGAAGAACACGTGCTGAAGCCGTTCTTTCGAGACGCGCAAACGCAATACTACGAGCCGATGCTCAAGGCCAACCGCGCAATGCGGTCATGCTGGCGCAGTGCGGCATCATCACCCGCGACAACGCAGCGCGTTTTCCGCCGCGCTGGCGCAGGTCGAGGCAGCGGGCCGTCCGCACTGGTTTATCAGTCCGGCGTCGAGGACCTGTTCTTTGCGATGGAACGGCGGCTGATCGAGATTGCCGGGGCCGAGTACGGCGGCAACCTCCAGTTGGCGCGCAGCCGCAACGACTCGGATATGCGCTCACGCGGCTGGCCTTGCGCCCGGCTGACCTCGCGGCGATCTGTCACCTGCACGCGCTTCTGGCTTGCCTTGCTCGACTTCGCCGGAGCGTGCATCTGCACACGCTACCGCCCGGCTATACGCACACGCAGCCTCGCTCCAGCCGACGACGATGGCCCGGCTGCATCGCCGGGTATCTGCAGCCATGGAGCGCGAGACACCGCGCGCTTGCAGCACGCGTACCGCACCAACAACCAGAGTCCGCCCGGCGCGGCAGCGCTGACCGGCACCGGCTTCCGGTTGACTGCGAGCCGAGCCCGTCTGCTCGGCTCTGGACTTCGGTGATGGCGAAGCGCACGTGGACAGCATCGCCGCGTCGGATAACCTGACCGAAATGGCGGCGGCGCTGACGAGCCTCGGCGTCAATCTGTCGCGGTTCACCCACGACATGCTGTTCCGGGCAACGGCAGGAAAGCGCCGCCATACGCATCGACGACAGTTTCATCCAGATCAGTCGATCATGCCGCAGAAGCGCAACCCGGTCGTGCCGAACACCTGCGCGCGCATCAGCCGGATGCTCAGTCAGGCGCAGGGCGTCGTGTTGCACGCCACAACATCCCGTTCGGCGACACGCAGGACATCGAAGACGAAATCTTCCGCTGCTCTTCGGAAGCCTCGAGACTTCTGTTCGAGATCCGGAGCTTTATACGGCCGGTGTGAGTGAGCACGCCGCATGTCAACAGCGCATCTGCGCGAACGCGCAGCCAGCGGGTTCAGCCGACCGTCACCGAACCGGCCGACAGTCTGGTGCGAGCGGCGGGGCTGCCGTTCCGTCAGGCGCATCGGATCGTCTCCGGCATGGTCACCCACGCGCTCAAGAACGGGCTGTCGCCGCAGGACCTCGGCGCGGCACTGCTCGGCGACGTGGCGGAGGAGGTCATCGGCCGGCGAGTCGAGGTCAGCGATACGTTTGTGCAGGACGCCTTGAATCCCGAGCAGTTCGTGCTGCTGCGCGCAGGCATCGGCGGCGCAGCGCCGTCGGCGACCGCCCAAGTGCTCACCGACCAGCGCGAGCAGTTGAACGCGGATGTCGTGTGGCTGGACGATACGACGCAAAGGTTGGCGAACGCCGATCACGCCTTGGAGCAGGCGATCGCGGCCTCACGTAGGGGCGTCGGTTTATTGTGTCAGCAAGCTGATTGCCGCCCACAACAGCAGCGCGGTGATGAACCAGTCGAACACGGCGTGATTCACGCGGTGGATGATCGGGCGCGAGCCGAACACCAGCAGCGGGATGAGCAGCAGCGCCCACGGCGCCAACCCGATCATGCCGAGATCGTCGGAACACGCCGCCCGGCCACGTACCCCGGCACCTTCAGCCAGTTGACGATCACGAAGAACAGCGTCTGCGTGCCGACGAACGCGCTGGGCGACATCTTCTGCAGCAGCATGTAGGCGGTCATCGGCGGGCCGCCGGTGTTTGCCAGCGCCGAGCCGAGGCCGCTTGTCACGCCGGTCAGCACGCCGTGCCACGGCCGGTGCGCATAGGCCGCCTGCTGCAAGTAGCGCACCATCGCCGCGTTGGCGATCTTGTAGACGATCAGCAGCAGGGTCACGATGCCGAGGATGCGCTTGAGCGTGGTCGAGTCGAGCGAGACCAGCACCGGCGTGCCGAGCGCCACGCCGATCACCGCAGCAGGCAGGGTGTAGCGCAGGTAGCGCCAATCCCACTGGCGCCAGAGGCCGGGATGGCGAACACGTCGCCGATCATCAGCAGCGCCAGCAGCACGCCGGTCGCGCCCTGCACGGGTGATTGTCGCGCCGTTGTAAGTCGCCTGCACCAGCGCAGCGGAAGCGCCAACGTCCCGCCGATCCGGACCGATCAGCCCGCCTTTCGACAGGCCGACGAAAACGCACGCGAGCACGAAGGCGAGAGTGAAATCCATGAGTGATGTCCGGACATGGGAAGAGGCAAAGGCCGTCATTATAGCGCAAAGCGGACACTCAACGATCGACGACCGAATCCGAGCACGATCTGATCGCTCAACGGGATAGCCGAATCGGCGGCGATGTCGAGCAGGATCAACGTGCGGAAGTCCAGCGCTATGCCGCGTTCTCCGCCCGGCAGCCAGATCACCGGGACGTATAGGCGCGAGAATGCCGCCAGCAGTTCCGGTTCGGAGGGTGCGTCGAAGCGTAGGCGCTGGACCGTGAGTTGCTCGTCCACACGGGTCTGATAAGTCAGCGTCGTGTCGGTCACATGAATCACGCGCAGTTCTGAACCGATCCGGGTGACCGAACCCGTGTCGCGCTGCACTAGGAAGCCGTCTGCGAGGTGGCCCCTCCCGACAAGCATTCGCCGGCACGCGTCGTCCAGAACCTCGACCGACGAGACGGTCAAGTCACCGAAGGACCTGTAATCGGCCAGCACTTCACGACCACCGCTGGTCAAGTTGAGGAGGCTCAGTCGGGGCTCGACCTCGAGCGCTGCAAGTGACTCCCCGCACCATGTCCCTTGACGTATATCGGGCAGCCGGGTGATTGCGCCCGACGCGGCGTCGACCAGTGCGGCCCCCTCGAGTTCGGCAAGGCGCGGATCGACCGGGTTGAGCAGAATCGTTCGGCTGTCCGGCGACCAACTGACAGCCGTCGTGCGCGGGACGGTTAAGGGGCCGTAGTCGGTGCCGTCCGCGCCGATCCGGTGCAGCACGACGACCTGCTCGGCCTTAATCGCCAGCATCGACCGGTCGGGCGACCACGCCAGCGGTTGTGTCAGGCCCCGCGTGACCGTCGCCAGCTTCACCGCGTCCGGCGCGCCGGGTGACGACACCCATACGTCGCCGGTGAACGGGACGTACAGCGTGCCGTAGTAGCCATCGTCGGCATGGTGCAGGTCGAACTCGGTGATGCGCATTTGCACGGTGTTGGCTGTGGTGACGCGCAGGACGGGCTGGCGTTCGCCCGTGACGGTGTCCAGCACGCTGAACGTCCAGTCGGCCAGTTCTAGCCGGCGGCCCAGTTCGAGTATGATCACCGCGCCATCCTGCCACGCGATGTCGTAACCGGTCGGCAGGATGATCTGCCGGTGAGGGTTTGCCGCGCTGGGCGTCGACCAGCATGTAACGCAGGCGATCCGGGGTGGTGCCACCAATTTGCGCAAAGACGATCGGCCTCGGATCGCGCGCCCGGCCTGAACCGTCGCGGCGATCAACAGACCGCACGCCAGCCATATCCCCACGAAAGTCTGAGGCGCCGCATGCGGAGTATAGCGGATGCGGCCCGTGGTGATGGACGGGACATTGCTCTGTGATCGGGTAGAGACTATCCTTTGATTGCAAGTTTGCAGGCTCATGGGGAGGCATGGATGGAGACACAGGCGTTGTATCGTCCGGTTGGCTTATTCGAATTTCAGTTGATTCGGGACACTGACTTTAGGCCTTCCCCACGGCTTCTTCGAACAGCCCATCTTTCTATCCGGTGCTGAATTTCGAGTATGCGGCGCAAATTGCGCAGCAGTGGAACACCAAAGACGCCAAATCCGGTTACATGGGAGCGGTTACTCGCTTTGAATTGCCCCGCAGCTACCTGAGCCAATTCGACGAGCATGTTGTTGGCAACTCCATCCATCGAGAGCTCTGGGTTCCAGCGGAAGAACTTCACGCCTTCAATGCGCAAATCATTGGGAAGATCGAGGTTGTCGCCGTGTACTACGGTGAGCAGTTTCGTGGTGAGAAACTCGGGTAACGGAGCTGCCTGAAATAGAACACGTGTTTATGTTTCGTGACGGGAATGCTACAATCGAGGTCACCGAGGACGCGAGGAGGGGTGATGAACAGCAACCACCGGATCTACAAAATGGCGTTCGCACGGGTGTATCCCGAGTACGTCAAGAAGGCGGAGCGCAAAGGTCGCACGAAAGCGGAAGTCGACGACATCATCCGCTGGCTGACCGGCTACAGCCAGACCGAACTGGACGCGCAGATCGACAAGCAAACCGATTTCGAGACGTTCTTCGCGGAGGCCCCGCAGATGAACCCGTCGCGGGCGCTGATCACCGGCGTGATTTGCGGCGTCCGCGTGGAGAACATCGAAGAGCCGCTGATGCGCGAGATTCGCTATCTGGACAAGCTGGTCGACGAACCTCGCGAAGGCAAGGCGATGGCGAAGATTCTGCGGGCGGGGTAGGCGGCCACCCATAACGGTGTGTGACTTCCGTCACGCGCGTATCATGCAAATGTAACTTGCAGTCACGTTGAGGCGGGCGTTACGCTTTGTTGTGAACCGTCCGCCTATCCTCCTTCCATCATACCTCGCGGGCATCCTCACGCATCGCTGTCACAAGGCCGTGCCATGCACCGGATCGCCGCGCTGTTCGTCGTAATCTTACTCGTAATATCGGGGGGAGGTAATCTCGCCGATCCCGCGCCCGTGACCCTGCCCCCGCTGCTGCCGTTTCCTCTGGCACGCCGCAACCGCCCGATCCGCTGAACGGGTTCCACGGCCTCCAACCCGCGTCGGCGGCGGTGACGCCCTCGGCTCCGAATACGTCGCGGTTCGACCTGCCCCAGTGGGATCAGATCTATTCGGACGATTTCGAGAGTCTATCCTCTGATTCGCCGTGGATGCGACCGCTAGACCGTTACTTGGCACATGAATCCGGCAATCAATTTGTCCGTATCACCGGCGACGGAACCCGCCTCCCGCTCTCGTTCGGCTACATCCACGATACGTCACTTGAAGCTCGCGTGCGTATTCAGTCCGGCACTCTACGGGTTCCTTACATTGTTGACTTTTCGGGTGGCATTAGCCAAGGACAGCTGCAGCGACCACGGCCCAGACCATTTTACTGTGCGCAGTTTCGAGACAGTGCAGCGTTCACGCTAGCAGATACCTACGCTTTTGAGGCATTTCCATACGAGACTACCAACATTGGACCCGACCAGATATTCGCACCTCTCTATTGGCCGGAGGAGAACTGAAGTGATGACCCATTGATCAACAGAAACTGGAATGAGGCCATTTCGCATAAGGCTCTACTAGCAGTTGTTGGTCTGCTGTTGGTTCTGCTGATCCGCTAGTGTTGTCACGGGCGCAATACGACAACTATCTGTATCCCGTGTGGCACCCAAGTGCGAATTTGGTTGCGGTGACAAATGCAGCGCGAGTTCGAGTGTATTCGTCGGACTTTACACAATTGCTCGATGAATACGATCTCTTTGTCGGAAGTACTCCGGCCTCGGGTCGGACATATGGCCCGAGTCCTGATGGCACGATGTTGGCTGTGTCGCTAGCCGGAGAGGACGTTGATTTCGGGCTTCAAGTATGGGACTTGCAAAGTGGTGAACGGGTCGCCGAGATAGCGGAAACAGTTAGTACGGACGCTCAATTCGTGTGGGGGGCAAACAGCGACAGCATCGCCTTTGTTCACATTCGAAGCCACGG of Candidatus Flexicrinis affinis contains these proteins:
- a CDS encoding carbohydrate ABC transporter permease, whose amino-acid sequence is WVDTYWGIAFRGLITAAGVFVMRQFMQGVLNELLDAARMDGVSEFVVLAIAILLRLAGYWALCIFNFLNWNAFIWP
- a CDS encoding DUF2200 domain-containing protein, whose protein sequence is MNSNHRIYKMAFARVYPEYVKKAERKGRTKAEVDDIIRWLTGYSQTELDAQIDKQTDFETFFAEAPQMNPSRALITGVICGVRVENIEEPLMREIRYLDKLVDEPREGKAMAKILRAG